A genomic stretch from Natronomonas gomsonensis includes:
- a CDS encoding SipW-dependent-type signal peptide-containing protein, which produces MTDDNKPTTYSLSRRKTLAGLGAIGLASAGAGLGTSAFFSDTETFENNTLTAGTLDMNVTATIEAASEYFEDAVGMSLTADDSEAVAGLVVDDIKPGDWAVICFDIEVGDNPGYVMVSTENFSEDGGENPEPEQEAEGDTDNDADLGEFLLTTVWQNFPGSGSSKGDLANLDPVFNNSSSDVELSGGYQPPTDLDGVVDGDVHYTTAREANDALENYIIKDTNGDPLPVNDTESEGVYSFCLLLELPFEVGNVIQGDSLGFDLVFETEQVRNNDDPFNNSVSTPTPTPTPTPTGPQ; this is translated from the coding sequence ATGACCGACGACAACAAACCCACGACGTACAGCCTCTCGCGCCGCAAGACACTCGCCGGACTCGGGGCCATCGGCCTCGCCTCCGCCGGCGCCGGGCTCGGCACCTCCGCGTTCTTCAGCGACACCGAGACCTTCGAGAACAACACCCTCACGGCCGGCACGCTCGACATGAACGTCACCGCGACCATCGAGGCAGCCAGCGAATACTTCGAAGACGCAGTCGGGATGAGCCTCACGGCGGACGACAGCGAGGCCGTCGCCGGTCTCGTCGTCGATGACATCAAGCCCGGCGACTGGGCGGTCATCTGCTTCGACATCGAAGTTGGCGACAACCCCGGCTACGTGATGGTCTCGACGGAGAACTTCTCGGAAGACGGCGGCGAGAACCCCGAACCCGAACAGGAAGCCGAAGGCGATACTGACAACGACGCTGACCTCGGCGAATTCCTCCTGACCACGGTCTGGCAGAACTTCCCGGGGTCCGGCAGTTCCAAGGGCGACCTCGCGAACCTCGACCCTGTCTTCAACAACAGTTCGAGCGACGTGGAGCTGTCGGGCGGCTACCAGCCACCCACCGACCTCGACGGCGTCGTCGACGGCGACGTGCACTACACCACCGCACGCGAGGCCAACGACGCACTCGAGAACTACATCATCAAGGACACAAACGGCGACCCGCTTCCAGTCAATGACACCGAAAGCGAAGGTGTCTACTCGTTCTGTCTCCTGCTCGAACTTCCCTTCGAGGTCGGCAACGTCATCCAAGGCGACAGCCTCGGCTTCGACCTCGTCTTCGAGACCGAACAGGTCCGGAACAACGACGATCCGTTCAACAACAGCGTCAGTACGCCGACGCCCACTCCGACCCCCACGCCGACTGGACCCCAATAA
- a CDS encoding DUF7344 domain-containing protein: MSSGDTVAGRYPEHRISETTVHRVLSSPRRATALRLLSHEGTMSVSRLADAVAAAEAGCDQPPSPLRESVYNSLRQTHVPRLADLGLVSYDADRREVRVLAAARSVRHYATPVALFGISWSELYRGIGIVGLCLVVGALAGIPVVSFLDPLLWASAALAFLAGTSLCHLLADRRSLRSLTEPGGP, encoded by the coding sequence ATGTCGAGTGGGGACACGGTAGCAGGGCGCTACCCCGAGCACCGTATTTCGGAGACGACCGTACACCGCGTACTGAGCAGTCCGCGCCGGGCAACGGCGCTTCGGCTGCTCAGCCATGAGGGGACGATGTCGGTTTCGCGACTCGCTGACGCAGTCGCGGCGGCCGAAGCGGGCTGTGACCAGCCCCCGTCGCCGCTTCGTGAGAGCGTGTACAACTCGCTGCGACAGACCCACGTCCCGCGGTTGGCCGACCTCGGGTTGGTGTCCTACGACGCCGACAGACGGGAGGTTCGGGTGCTCGCCGCGGCCCGGTCGGTTCGACACTACGCCACGCCCGTCGCGCTGTTCGGCATCTCGTGGTCGGAACTGTATCGTGGCATCGGCATCGTCGGCCTCTGTCTCGTCGTCGGCGCACTGGCGGGCATTCCGGTGGTATCGTTTCTGGACCCGTTGTTGTGGGCCAGCGCGGCACTGGCGTTTCTCGCGGGGACTTCGCTGTGTCACCTGCTCGCGGACCGACGTAGCCTGCGTTCGCTCACCGAACCCGGGGGGCCGTAA
- the gltB gene encoding glutamate synthase large subunit, with the protein MPERIDSSTGSAGLVDSDDYRANCGVGVVMDLDGGVTHGTVADGIELLENLEHRGTTGADEGTGDGAGIMLQTPHDFFADEIDDLPEPGEYAVGSLFMPQDTDEAAHLQDLVESVLSDHGLDVFAWREVPTDNSELGETATESEPAVVQCFVRSDLDGDAFDRALYVGRRDLENTIEERRPDGSGRFYVCSLDRDTVVYKGLLTAEQLPAYYPELGDERVKSVFAMVHARFSTNTLGAWHLAHPYRNIIHNGEFNTIQGNINWMRAREDDLEDEAFGDDIETLRPIINDPNQSDTASVDNALELLMQGGRDMPHALRMLIPEAWRGEANRVPEERQEWYDYHASLVEPWDGPALVAATDGERVGAVLDRNGLRPCRYDVTSDNTLVMASEAGALEHDFGDIVRRDRLQPGQLFLADPEEGRVIPDEEIFDDLVDDKYAEWVDDEQVTIDDIAQSDDALPRDDVSSLRAHQALYGYTHDEMNHLLEPMARDGKDPVGSMGDDTPLSVLSQFNRPLFTYFKQLFAQVTNPPLDYIREELVTSLESRLGYQRNLLDETPAHARQLVVDSPVLTDAKTASIKNLAGDDGELSTYVLDITYDPDGDLEAAVEAIREEATEAARDNDIIVLSDREAGPEALPIPALLATGGVHHHLVRNGLRNHVGIVLESGDPRAVHHVATCIGYGAGAVNPYLAYQSITDLVAGPDGADEEKAIEAYIKAVEDGLLKTMAKMGISTVESYQGAQIFEAVGLDSDFVAEYFEGTTARTEGVDIEDIESDLRKRYEVAFGEDPDLEHQGEYEHRSSGMFHEWNPESVGTLQKAVRQGDYEQYREFAELMNDQTENLQTLRGLLEFDSDRDPVDIDEVEPVEDIVKRFSTAAMSLGSLSPEAHENNSIAMNRLGGKSNTGEGGEPPERFNTEKECSVKQVASGRFGVTSDYLTNADEIQIKMAQGSKPGEGGHLPGRKVNEMIAHVRYSTPGVGLISPPPLHDIYSIEDLKQLIHDLKAANPEADINVKLVSEAGIGTIAAGVAKANADVVHISGHSGGTGASPKTSIKNAGLPWELGLAEANQMLCSTDLRSRIRVTVDGGMKTGYDVAVGALLGAEEYVFGTAPLVTSGCVMARQCHENTCPVGVATQREELRQRFPGEPQHVVNYMTFIAQELREIMADLGFETVEEMVGQVDTLRQRDDVEQEKAKKLDLSAVLAEPAGDQRTKTDPQAHEIDEALDWDLIEEAEDAIETGEPVHIDSDISNVNRAVGATLSNHISKAYGTEGLPDDTITVDFGGTAGQSFGAFLQDGVTMQLTGTANDYVGKGLSGGKLVVNTPNDAPYEPEKNILIGNVALYGATQGEAYINGMAGERFGVRNSGVKAVVESVGDHGCEYMTGGVVACLGQTGKNFAAGMSGGVAYVLDREGDFEEKVNYGMVSTMDELDAKDREMLRRLLENHVAYTDSDRAEYILDNWEEELPKFVKVLPDAYADIIEEREEADVRNSLPDSATPDAAADQTGHVASDD; encoded by the coding sequence ATGCCTGAGCGAATCGACTCCTCTACGGGTTCGGCCGGACTCGTAGACTCCGACGACTACCGCGCCAACTGTGGGGTCGGCGTCGTCATGGACCTCGACGGCGGTGTCACCCACGGAACGGTCGCGGACGGTATCGAACTGCTCGAAAACCTCGAACACCGCGGAACGACGGGTGCCGACGAAGGCACCGGCGACGGCGCTGGCATCATGCTCCAGACGCCCCACGACTTCTTCGCCGACGAAATCGACGACCTCCCCGAGCCCGGCGAGTACGCCGTCGGTTCGCTGTTCATGCCGCAGGACACCGACGAGGCCGCACATCTACAGGACCTCGTCGAATCCGTCCTTTCGGACCACGGACTCGACGTGTTCGCTTGGCGCGAGGTGCCGACGGACAACAGCGAGTTGGGCGAAACCGCGACGGAGTCCGAACCCGCCGTCGTTCAGTGTTTCGTCCGCTCCGACCTCGACGGCGACGCCTTCGACCGCGCGCTGTATGTCGGCCGCCGCGACCTCGAAAACACCATCGAAGAGCGTCGCCCCGACGGCTCCGGTCGCTTCTACGTCTGCTCTCTGGACCGCGACACCGTCGTCTACAAGGGACTTCTGACCGCCGAGCAACTCCCCGCCTACTATCCCGAACTCGGAGACGAGCGCGTGAAATCGGTCTTCGCGATGGTCCACGCCCGGTTCTCGACGAACACCCTCGGCGCGTGGCACCTCGCCCATCCCTACCGCAACATCATCCACAACGGCGAGTTCAACACCATCCAAGGCAACATCAACTGGATGCGCGCCCGCGAGGACGACCTCGAAGACGAGGCCTTCGGCGACGACATCGAGACGCTGCGACCCATCATCAACGACCCGAACCAATCGGACACCGCTTCCGTCGACAACGCCCTCGAACTCCTGATGCAGGGCGGCCGCGACATGCCACACGCCCTCCGGATGCTAATCCCCGAGGCGTGGCGTGGGGAGGCCAACCGCGTCCCCGAGGAGCGCCAAGAGTGGTACGACTACCACGCTTCGCTGGTCGAACCGTGGGACGGGCCCGCCCTCGTCGCCGCGACCGATGGCGAACGCGTCGGTGCCGTCCTCGACCGCAACGGCCTCCGCCCCTGCCGGTACGACGTGACCAGCGACAACACGCTCGTGATGGCCAGCGAGGCCGGTGCCCTCGAACACGACTTCGGTGATATCGTGCGACGGGACCGCCTCCAGCCCGGCCAGTTGTTCCTCGCCGACCCAGAGGAGGGCCGTGTCATCCCCGACGAGGAAATATTCGACGACCTCGTCGACGACAAGTACGCCGAATGGGTCGACGACGAGCAGGTCACCATCGACGACATCGCCCAATCCGACGACGCGCTGCCGCGAGACGACGTGTCGAGCCTCCGCGCCCATCAGGCGCTGTACGGCTACACTCACGACGAGATGAACCACCTCTTGGAGCCCATGGCCCGAGACGGGAAGGACCCCGTCGGCTCGATGGGCGACGACACGCCGCTCAGCGTTCTCTCGCAGTTCAACCGCCCGCTTTTCACCTACTTCAAACAGCTGTTCGCACAGGTGACGAACCCGCCGCTGGACTACATCCGGGAGGAACTCGTCACCTCACTGGAGTCGCGTCTCGGCTACCAGCGGAATCTACTGGACGAGACGCCAGCCCACGCCCGACAGCTCGTCGTCGACTCGCCAGTCCTGACCGACGCGAAGACGGCGTCCATCAAGAACCTCGCAGGCGATGACGGCGAACTCTCGACGTACGTCCTCGACATCACCTACGACCCCGACGGCGACCTCGAAGCGGCCGTCGAGGCCATCCGCGAGGAAGCCACCGAGGCCGCACGGGACAACGACATCATCGTGCTGTCGGACCGCGAGGCCGGCCCCGAGGCGCTTCCGATTCCCGCGCTGTTGGCGACCGGCGGCGTCCACCACCACCTCGTCCGCAACGGCCTCCGAAACCACGTCGGTATCGTGCTGGAATCCGGCGACCCGCGTGCGGTTCACCACGTCGCGACGTGTATCGGCTACGGTGCCGGTGCGGTGAACCCCTACCTCGCCTATCAGTCCATCACGGACCTCGTCGCCGGCCCCGACGGCGCCGACGAGGAGAAGGCCATCGAGGCCTACATCAAGGCCGTCGAGGACGGCTTGCTCAAGACGATGGCGAAGATGGGCATCTCGACGGTCGAATCCTATCAGGGCGCCCAGATTTTCGAGGCGGTCGGTCTCGATTCCGACTTCGTCGCCGAGTACTTCGAAGGAACGACGGCCCGGACGGAAGGCGTCGATATCGAGGACATCGAGTCGGACCTCCGGAAGCGCTACGAGGTCGCCTTCGGCGAGGACCCCGACCTCGAACACCAAGGCGAGTACGAACACCGGTCTTCGGGGATGTTCCACGAGTGGAACCCCGAGTCGGTCGGCACGCTCCAGAAGGCGGTCCGACAGGGCGACTACGAGCAGTACCGGGAGTTCGCCGAACTGATGAACGACCAGACGGAGAACCTCCAGACGCTCCGCGGCCTGCTGGAGTTCGATTCCGACCGCGACCCCGTCGACATCGACGAGGTCGAACCCGTCGAAGACATCGTCAAGCGGTTCTCGACGGCCGCGATGAGCCTCGGCAGCCTCTCGCCGGAGGCCCACGAGAACAACTCAATCGCGATGAACCGCCTCGGCGGCAAATCCAACACCGGCGAGGGTGGCGAACCGCCCGAGCGGTTCAACACTGAAAAGGAATGCAGCGTCAAACAGGTCGCCTCCGGCCGCTTCGGCGTCACCTCTGATTACCTCACCAACGCCGACGAGATTCAAATCAAGATGGCACAGGGTTCGAAACCCGGTGAAGGCGGCCACCTTCCCGGCCGGAAGGTCAACGAGATGATTGCCCACGTCCGGTACTCGACGCCGGGCGTCGGTCTCATCTCGCCGCCGCCGCTGCACGATATCTACTCCATCGAGGACCTCAAGCAACTCATCCACGACCTCAAGGCCGCAAACCCCGAGGCCGACATCAACGTCAAACTGGTCTCGGAGGCCGGTATCGGCACGATTGCGGCGGGGGTTGCGAAGGCCAACGCTGATGTGGTCCACATCTCGGGACACTCCGGGGGGACCGGCGCCTCACCGAAAACCTCGATTAAAAATGCCGGCCTGCCGTGGGAACTCGGCCTCGCGGAGGCCAACCAGATGCTCTGTTCGACGGACCTGCGCTCGCGCATCCGCGTCACCGTCGACGGCGGGATGAAGACCGGCTACGACGTGGCCGTCGGCGCCTTACTCGGCGCCGAGGAGTACGTCTTCGGCACCGCACCGCTCGTGACCTCCGGCTGTGTGATGGCCCGACAGTGCCACGAGAACACCTGTCCGGTCGGCGTCGCGACCCAGCGCGAAGAACTCCGCCAGCGGTTCCCCGGCGAACCACAGCACGTCGTCAACTACATGACGTTCATCGCTCAGGAACTGCGAGAAATCATGGCCGACCTCGGCTTCGAGACCGTCGAGGAGATGGTCGGACAGGTCGATACGCTTCGACAGCGCGACGATGTCGAACAGGAGAAGGCCAAGAAACTCGACCTCTCGGCGGTTCTCGCCGAACCCGCGGGCGACCAGCGGACGAAGACGGACCCCCAGGCCCACGAAATCGACGAGGCCCTCGACTGGGACCTCATCGAGGAGGCCGAGGACGCAATCGAAACCGGCGAACCGGTCCACATCGACAGCGACATCTCGAACGTCAACCGGGCGGTCGGCGCGACGCTGTCGAACCACATCTCGAAGGCCTACGGCACCGAGGGCTTGCCGGACGACACCATCACCGTCGACTTCGGCGGCACCGCCGGACAGAGTTTCGGCGCGTTCCTGCAAGACGGCGTGACGATGCAGTTGACCGGCACCGCAAACGACTACGTCGGCAAGGGGCTCTCCGGCGGCAAACTCGTCGTCAACACGCCCAACGACGCCCCCTACGAACCCGAAAAGAACATCCTCATCGGCAACGTCGCGCTGTACGGCGCCACGCAGGGTGAGGCCTACATCAACGGGATGGCCGGCGAGCGCTTCGGCGTCCGCAACTCCGGCGTGAAGGCCGTCGTCGAATCGGTCGGCGACCACGGCTGTGAGTACATGACCGGCGGCGTCGTCGCCTGCCTCGGCCAGACGGGCAAGAACTTCGCCGCCGGGATGTCCGGCGGTGTCGCCTACGTCCTCGACCGCGAGGGCGACTTCGAGGAGAAGGTCAACTACGGCATGGTGTCGACGATGGACGAACTCGACGCGAAGGACCGTGAGATGCTCCGGCGCCTGCTGGAGAACCACGTCGCCTACACCGACTCGGACCGCGCCGAGTACATCCTCGACAACTGGGAGGAGGAACTGCCGAAGTTCGTGAAGGTGCTGCCCGACGCCTACGCCGACATCATCGAAGAGCGCGAGGAGGCCGACGTGCGGAACTCCCTGCCGGATTCGGCGACGCCCGACGCCGCCGCCGACCAGACGGGTCACGTGGCGAGCGACGACTAA
- a CDS encoding M14 family metallopeptidase: MSNDDPFDGSPVSRRRFMQLSAATGAALTLPGNATADASASAFSTEYQYVLNHTPEDYEVPTLVRFSDASGPTAMEGLLDVETETITSPEPAGYAQLTTTQASTLAELPSASEFQFAPGSNPFWRIGYYPLGVFPEPRRSVDYIGFEQLKDGLGVLEERYPDRIRVKNVGQSPGHTNTITDRPDPKGMYVVELTNFDSTTDFEDKEKVFFSCSLHGLEMAGRETGARVLENAARGSEPDVPGSDAKLEPLLDDVVVIIGFVNPDGWAVRNPQYDSGWQVGGPGTGLPRAPAAPLYERGNAEVFDTNRQYPAVGYINPSHYPAAPANYEGEEPTFVNEKVPDAKALVDYFQGYENLNYGADLHGGPVFNNFVLGLISQDQFNTRELHEVYEMCLNINDTLAEALDTWETVGQARVDLIGDEQISPVLFGVVPESAFDYATIYDTLDYTVSGAFLDWMAHPEPIGLDMTTLDFEMSFNHMLGGNVYNPELFEMEVTGYRAAIRTITQFAVNNTDTPTTEEQFSTETETGGESVAYITTGEPGSADDALRRTESQLSFDPETQFYDTTEETELAADRTELTFDVTETNLNSMGVHLHGQDVIADLELLSPSGETVYEFEGVTDERVGGKCCGLPEFTVSDPEPGTWTLRIANYQEAGQLVEMQRWTLAAQGNPDPKSVDNWGNEGYEQIAYDVTPFQFFEDYQSAEKRGTLRTFIDDGTVDPVTVEEVKQGALAEYDHAVLIHDYVSPTDRISEGVSGNVNANADIAEGVTDDTYTGALDDFVDSGGNLVVTDTGTYVLPELDNDLFDGSAIGESNVQRQFLNVAEYSDKNLDHPLFDDSVRPIQDQLWKVQPLGYQVSGSAPMDLLDESAFLSAANQGVASVAARTNGLVATGSVTESTDSGRGIHYISSLLPPATQANLHPFGLQNYAVTFLGNIVFTSALGFKQIRETGETKREYGRVDDWSVEPGGVGATLAASGSRNVDASVTPGGRANRVTVTVDSVDADAESVEIRDSFPPEWELLESFGDGEKDGDGVVSFGTFDAEDLPDGDGDSKTFTYFIESPDSPQDTNAYEVGPAEVLAMIDGEEHSATFAPAANVVAVGVSL, from the coding sequence ATGAGCAACGACGACCCATTCGACGGTTCGCCGGTGTCGCGCCGGCGGTTCATGCAACTGTCGGCGGCGACCGGTGCCGCCCTGACGCTTCCCGGGAACGCGACGGCCGACGCAAGCGCCTCGGCGTTCTCGACGGAGTATCAGTACGTACTGAACCACACGCCCGAGGACTACGAGGTACCGACGCTGGTCCGGTTTTCGGACGCCAGCGGCCCGACAGCGATGGAGGGGCTCCTCGATGTCGAGACGGAGACCATCACGTCGCCGGAGCCGGCCGGCTACGCCCAGTTGACGACGACACAGGCCTCGACGCTCGCGGAGTTGCCGTCGGCATCGGAGTTCCAGTTCGCGCCGGGGTCGAACCCCTTCTGGCGAATTGGTTACTACCCGCTCGGCGTCTTTCCGGAACCGCGGCGGTCGGTCGACTACATCGGTTTCGAGCAACTGAAAGACGGCCTCGGCGTGCTCGAAGAGCGCTACCCCGACCGAATCCGAGTGAAGAACGTCGGTCAGTCGCCGGGCCACACCAACACCATCACCGACCGCCCCGACCCGAAGGGGATGTACGTCGTCGAGTTGACGAACTTCGATTCGACGACGGACTTCGAGGACAAAGAGAAGGTGTTCTTCTCGTGTTCGCTGCACGGGCTGGAGATGGCGGGCCGCGAGACTGGCGCTCGGGTGTTGGAGAACGCCGCCCGCGGCTCCGAGCCGGACGTGCCCGGAAGCGACGCGAAACTCGAACCGCTACTCGACGATGTGGTCGTCATCATCGGTTTCGTCAACCCCGACGGCTGGGCGGTTCGGAACCCCCAGTACGACTCCGGATGGCAGGTCGGCGGTCCGGGGACGGGACTTCCACGGGCACCGGCCGCACCGCTGTACGAACGCGGCAACGCCGAGGTGTTCGACACGAACCGACAGTATCCGGCCGTCGGTTACATCAACCCCTCACACTACCCGGCGGCACCCGCCAACTACGAGGGCGAGGAACCCACCTTCGTCAACGAGAAGGTTCCGGACGCGAAGGCGCTCGTCGACTACTTCCAGGGCTACGAGAACCTCAACTACGGCGCGGACCTCCACGGCGGCCCCGTGTTCAACAACTTCGTGTTGGGGCTCATCAGCCAAGACCAGTTCAACACCCGTGAACTGCATGAGGTCTACGAGATGTGTCTCAACATCAACGACACGCTGGCGGAGGCCCTCGACACCTGGGAGACCGTCGGACAGGCCCGTGTCGACCTCATCGGCGACGAACAGATATCTCCGGTGTTGTTCGGCGTCGTCCCGGAGAGCGCATTCGACTACGCCACCATCTACGACACCCTCGATTACACGGTCTCGGGGGCGTTCCTCGATTGGATGGCTCACCCCGAACCCATCGGGCTGGACATGACGACGCTGGACTTCGAGATGTCGTTCAACCACATGCTCGGTGGCAACGTCTACAACCCCGAGTTGTTCGAGATGGAGGTCACTGGCTACCGGGCAGCCATCCGAACCATCACGCAGTTCGCGGTCAACAACACCGACACGCCGACGACCGAAGAGCAGTTCAGCACCGAAACCGAGACCGGCGGCGAGTCGGTTGCCTACATCACGACGGGCGAACCGGGCAGTGCCGACGACGCCCTGCGACGGACGGAGAGTCAACTCAGTTTCGACCCCGAAACCCAGTTCTACGATACGACCGAGGAGACCGAACTCGCGGCCGACCGAACCGAGTTGACCTTCGACGTGACGGAGACGAACCTCAACAGCATGGGCGTCCACCTCCACGGACAGGACGTCATCGCGGACCTCGAACTCCTCTCGCCGTCCGGCGAGACGGTGTACGAGTTCGAGGGCGTCACCGACGAGCGTGTCGGCGGCAAGTGCTGTGGCTTACCGGAGTTCACCGTCAGCGACCCCGAACCCGGCACGTGGACGCTCCGCATCGCCAACTACCAGGAGGCCGGCCAACTCGTCGAGATGCAGCGGTGGACGCTGGCCGCTCAGGGCAACCCCGACCCCAAGAGTGTCGACAACTGGGGCAACGAGGGATACGAACAGATTGCCTACGACGTGACGCCGTTCCAGTTCTTCGAGGACTACCAGTCCGCCGAGAAGCGCGGAACCCTGCGGACGTTCATCGACGATGGTACCGTCGATCCGGTCACCGTCGAGGAGGTAAAACAGGGAGCACTCGCCGAGTACGACCACGCGGTCCTCATCCACGACTACGTCTCGCCGACCGACCGCATCTCCGAGGGCGTCTCGGGGAACGTCAACGCGAACGCCGACATCGCCGAGGGCGTCACCGACGACACCTACACCGGCGCCCTCGACGACTTCGTCGACTCGGGTGGCAACCTCGTCGTCACCGACACGGGAACCTACGTCCTGCCGGAACTCGACAACGACCTGTTCGATGGGTCTGCCATCGGCGAGTCGAACGTCCAGCGGCAGTTCCTCAACGTCGCCGAGTACAGCGACAAGAACCTCGACCATCCGCTGTTCGACGACAGCGTCCGACCCATCCAGGACCAACTCTGGAAGGTCCAGCCGCTCGGCTACCAAGTTAGCGGTTCGGCACCGATGGACCTCCTCGATGAGTCTGCCTTCCTCTCGGCGGCCAACCAGGGTGTCGCCTCCGTCGCAGCGCGAACCAACGGGCTGGTAGCGACCGGCTCGGTCACCGAGAGCACAGACAGCGGCCGCGGAATCCACTACATCTCTTCGCTGCTCCCGCCGGCGACGCAGGCGAACCTCCATCCCTTCGGCCTGCAGAACTACGCGGTGACCTTCCTCGGGAACATCGTGTTCACCTCGGCACTCGGGTTTAAACAGATTCGTGAGACGGGCGAGACGAAACGCGAGTACGGCCGTGTCGACGACTGGAGCGTCGAGCCCGGCGGCGTCGGTGCGACTCTCGCCGCGTCCGGGAGTCGGAACGTGGATGCGTCGGTGACGCCCGGCGGACGCGCAAACCGCGTCACCGTCACCGTCGATTCGGTCGACGCCGACGCCGAGTCGGTCGAAATCCGGGATTCGTTCCCGCCGGAGTGGGAACTGCTCGAATCGTTCGGTGATGGCGAGAAAGACGGCGACGGCGTCGTCTCCTTCGGCACCTTCGACGCCGAGGACTTGCCGGACGGCGACGGCGACTCGAAGACGTTCACCTACTTCATCGAATCACCCGACAGTCCCCAGGACACCAACGCCTACGAGGTCGGCCCCGCCGAAGTGCTGGCGATGATCGACGGCGAGGAGCACTCTGCAACCTTCGCGCCGGCGGCGAACGTCGTCGCGGTCGGCGTCTCTCTGTAG
- a CDS encoding DUF7344 domain-containing protein → MAADERGIGGSDPDGADGTDGSVPESLSTEAVFETLSSQRRRYTLHYLKQRQEPVTVRDLSEQVAAWENGIDREAVTPKLRKRVYTALHQTHLPKMSKLDVVEYDSDRGVVGMTPRVSQLDIYLDIVPSNDLPWNQFYLGLGAVFTALVTVAALGVPPFDSVPGFGYALCIALTVSGIAAYHTVRDGRSRLGGNDDPVEEIVPPPESREMADSATGDD, encoded by the coding sequence ATGGCCGCAGACGAGAGGGGGATTGGGGGGAGCGACCCCGACGGCGCAGACGGCACAGACGGTTCCGTGCCGGAGTCGCTCTCGACGGAAGCGGTGTTCGAGACGCTGAGTAGTCAGCGTCGGCGGTACACACTTCACTACCTCAAACAGCGACAGGAACCGGTGACGGTTCGGGACCTCTCCGAACAGGTCGCGGCGTGGGAGAACGGCATCGACCGCGAGGCGGTGACGCCGAAACTGCGCAAACGCGTGTACACGGCGCTCCATCAGACCCATCTCCCGAAGATGTCGAAACTGGACGTCGTTGAGTACGACAGCGACCGCGGTGTCGTCGGGATGACCCCCCGCGTCAGCCAACTCGACATCTACCTCGACATCGTGCCGTCGAACGACCTCCCGTGGAATCAGTTCTACCTCGGCCTCGGCGCCGTGTTTACCGCCCTCGTCACCGTCGCGGCGCTCGGCGTTCCGCCGTTCGATTCGGTCCCAGGGTTCGGATACGCGCTGTGTATCGCGCTCACGGTGTCGGGTATCGCGGCGTATCACACGGTCCGTGACGGCCGCTCACGACTCGGCGGCAACGACGACCCCGTCGAGGAAATCGTCCCGCCGCCGGAGTCTCGGGAGATGGCCGATTCGGCCACCGGTGACGATTGA
- a CDS encoding NAD-dependent epimerase/dehydratase family protein, whose amino-acid sequence MTDHALVIGGTRFIGRHTVEEFLDAGYDVTMFNRGNHDDPFAADDRVSHVSGDRTNEAELRRAGLDIDPDMVVDCVAYYPRDVHTATDIFSDVDAYVYISSGAAYGDERVPKREGETALCDCSTEQAVDDSMDSYGPRKAEGDRAVFAAADRGVNAMSVRPPVVYGPYDYTERFNYWIDRVESHDRIVVPGDGTNLRHLVYVKDVASALRTVAEEGAAGEAYNVGDGHAPVLGEWVESLADACDTDVETVHASERELGAVGLSLGDFPIYRGYPHLLETSKLRALGWESTPHETALAETVEDYRNSDRTGQDNGPDRETEARLLDVLETVQ is encoded by the coding sequence ATGACAGACCACGCACTCGTCATCGGCGGCACGCGATTCATCGGCCGACACACCGTCGAGGAGTTCCTCGATGCCGGCTACGACGTGACGATGTTCAACCGCGGCAACCACGACGATCCCTTCGCCGCCGACGACCGGGTTTCCCACGTCTCCGGCGACCGGACCAACGAGGCCGAACTCCGCCGGGCGGGACTCGATATCGACCCCGACATGGTCGTCGACTGTGTCGCCTACTACCCACGCGATGTCCACACGGCGACCGATATCTTCAGCGATGTCGACGCCTACGTCTACATCTCCTCGGGGGCGGCCTACGGCGACGAGCGGGTTCCGAAACGCGAGGGGGAAACGGCACTGTGTGACTGTTCGACCGAGCAGGCAGTCGACGACTCGATGGACTCCTATGGCCCCCGGAAGGCAGAAGGCGACCGTGCCGTCTTCGCCGCCGCCGACCGTGGTGTGAACGCGATGAGCGTCCGGCCACCGGTCGTCTACGGCCCCTACGACTACACCGAACGGTTCAACTACTGGATAGACCGCGTCGAGAGCCACGACCGCATCGTCGTCCCCGGCGACGGGACGAATCTCCGGCACCTCGTCTACGTGAAGGACGTGGCCTCGGCGCTTCGAACCGTCGCCGAGGAGGGTGCGGCCGGCGAGGCGTACAACGTCGGCGACGGCCACGCGCCCGTCCTCGGCGAGTGGGTCGAGTCCCTCGCCGACGCCTGCGACACCGATGTCGAGACGGTTCACGCAAGCGAGCGGGAACTCGGCGCGGTCGGACTGTCGCTGGGCGATTTCCCCATCTATCGCGGCTACCCGCATCTGTTGGAGACGAGCAAACTCCGGGCGCTGGGCTGGGAGTCGACGCCCCACGAGACGGCGTTGGCGGAGACGGTCGAGGACTACCGCAACTCCGACCGGACGGGGCAGGACAACGGCCCGGACCGCGAGACGGAAGCGCGCCTACTCGACGTACTGGAGACGGTCCAGTAG